Proteins encoded by one window of Prosthecobacter vanneervenii:
- a CDS encoding FAD-dependent oxidoreductase, whose product MKPAPADFSRRHFLRAALAGPAVLPSATWVSAAEGPGDAGTFDEPNRTVPLVNDADVIVCGAGPAGVAAAVAAARSGARVRLFETNGCLGGVWTAGLLTWIFDFDKPGFTREIRRLLDERGARRGTDAGRFVYEPDEMKLLLEDLCSEAGVKFRLHTRLVAAYREGRQLTTVITESRSGREAWRAPVFIDTTGDGVLGALAGCSWDLGKMAQDDKSVECACQPLTMNALAVVRDVTQMGKYISFYQGDLKWHVEATANFKAEIQRAGVDPSYGMPTIFHVRDNIVLLMLNHEYGVRPDDADAMTTATVRARKEVFTITRALRKLGGVWDGLQVVATAEQIGVRDGRRIHGRYVVTKEDLTQAARHPDAVARVTFGVDIHAKSKADNDKLTIERGGVQKFTPYDIPLRALIAKDVDGLMMAGRCISGDFVAHASYRVTGNAVAMGEAAGVTAALAALNKRQPHEVAWEDCRTMLEKIAR is encoded by the coding sequence ATGAAGCCCGCTCCTGCTGATTTTTCCCGTCGTCATTTTCTACGTGCTGCACTCGCAGGTCCGGCCGTGCTGCCTTCTGCCACCTGGGTGTCTGCTGCTGAGGGACCGGGCGATGCCGGGACATTTGACGAGCCCAATCGCACTGTGCCGCTGGTCAACGACGCGGATGTCATCGTCTGCGGTGCAGGGCCTGCGGGTGTGGCGGCAGCGGTGGCTGCGGCGAGGTCGGGTGCGCGGGTGCGTTTGTTTGAAACGAACGGCTGCCTGGGCGGTGTGTGGACGGCGGGCCTGCTGACCTGGATCTTTGATTTCGACAAGCCGGGGTTTACCCGTGAGATCCGGCGGCTGCTTGATGAGCGCGGTGCGCGTCGAGGCACGGATGCAGGGCGCTTTGTCTATGAGCCGGATGAAATGAAGCTGCTGCTGGAGGATCTATGCAGCGAAGCGGGTGTGAAATTCCGCCTGCACACGCGTTTGGTGGCAGCTTATCGCGAGGGAAGGCAGCTTACTACCGTCATCACCGAATCACGCTCGGGGCGGGAGGCGTGGCGGGCTCCTGTGTTTATCGACACCACGGGTGATGGTGTGCTGGGGGCGCTGGCGGGTTGCAGCTGGGATCTGGGGAAAATGGCGCAGGACGACAAGTCGGTGGAGTGCGCGTGCCAGCCGCTGACCATGAACGCGCTGGCGGTGGTGCGGGATGTGACGCAGATGGGGAAATATATCTCGTTTTATCAGGGCGACCTCAAATGGCACGTGGAGGCAACAGCCAACTTTAAGGCCGAAATCCAGCGCGCTGGTGTGGATCCCTCCTATGGGATGCCGACCATTTTTCATGTGCGCGACAACATCGTGCTGCTGATGCTGAATCATGAATACGGCGTGCGGCCGGATGACGCCGATGCCATGACTACCGCCACGGTGCGGGCACGCAAGGAGGTCTTTACCATCACCCGGGCGCTGCGGAAGCTGGGCGGGGTGTGGGACGGGCTGCAGGTGGTGGCCACGGCGGAGCAGATCGGCGTGCGGGACGGCAGGCGCATTCATGGCCGTTATGTGGTGACGAAGGAGGATCTGACCCAGGCGGCGCGGCACCCTGATGCCGTGGCGCGCGTGACCTTTGGCGTGGACATTCATGCGAAGAGCAAGGCGGACAATGACAAGCTGACCATCGAGCGCGGCGGCGTGCAAAAATTCACCCCGTATGACATTCCGCTGCGTGCGCTGATCGCCAAGGATGTGGACGGACTCATGATGGCAGGACGCTGCATCAGCGGTGATTTTGTGGCCCATGCGAGTTACCGCGTGACGGGCAATGCGGTGGCAATGGGGGAGGCCGCCGGTGTGACGGCGGCACTGGCCGCACTGAACAAGCGCCAGCCCCATGAAGTGGCCTGGGAGGACTGCCGCACGATGCTGGAAAAGATCGCGCGCTGA